A genomic segment from Glycine soja cultivar W05 chromosome 20, ASM419377v2, whole genome shotgun sequence encodes:
- the LOC114403721 gene encoding protein BLISTER-like isoform X1: MASAQVLPNTAASSRKQEHLEAGKRRLEEFRKKKAAEWTKKAASSGQVHNSDASLNKKQSSEVENVRVNESDGVSTSDGVGGSVTGTSTLGMRNDKNLNLISQSSSQGSLAGSTFLARNDLNMSSTSLGEAHSNIDEGKRYNASSVTTSADFSQNNETNKVNDIHGIHAVGVDGIPYATTNHQSVPLRSQESQEFDSNPSQSSLHGVNDNQSNKSNSSLKDYAVTDNFSSYFPSKITPQNSVDTPLQIKPMNSSTFDSGYSHSLLSGGFSDSFSSKFRETITSSDNNLPSLHGATMPKYDSTGYEARNSSNHTPIHSLPTESSSQRSRPSFLDSLNVTRPSLGSPFHQSEQDSSMSNHLESSSNGISGSTYFHKPSEETKSMPLFSNFTTANVHSSLEQLTTPSVVDNDNQGALMTSTRENGMEKQHDYYSSSQNEDFSALEQHIEDLTKEKFSLRRALEASRTLAESLATENSTLTDNYNQQRSVVDQLKSDMENLQEDIKARLVEFEAIKSEYTNAQLECNAADERAKLLASEVIGLEEKALRLRSNELKLEKQLENAKEEISSYRKKMSSLDKDRHDLQSTIEALQEEKKMLLSKLRKASGIGKSIESQTSKRDVSTSTDDLASEDPASNSSNPEINDNAAEASSLSSVTETRHSSFGVSTVNIPHDQMRMIENINALISELALEKEELIKALTSESSECSRMKEINKELSRKLEVQTQRLELLTAQSMVNENVSAKQPDSRAMYENTPYADEGDEVVERVLGWIMKLFPGGTSRRRTSKLL, translated from the exons ATGGCGTCGGCTCAGGTGCTGCCAAACACCGCCGCGTCGTCGCGGAAGCAAGAGCATCTTGAAGCTGGCAAGCGCCGG CTGGAGGAGTTTCGTAAAAAGAAAGCTGCTGAGTGGACCAAGAAGGCTGCTTCCTCTGGCCAAGTTCACAATTCTGATGCTAGCTTGAATAAAAAACAATCTTCTGAAGTTGAAAATGTACGTGTTAACGAGTCAGATGGAGTTAGCACATCTGATGGTGTTGGGGGATCTGTTACTGGCACATCAACTTTGGGGATGAGGAATGATAAGAACCTGAATTTGATTAGCCAAAGTAGTAGTCAAGGGTCTTTGGCTGGTAGTACTTTTCTTGCCAGAAATGATCTTAATATGTCATCTACAAGTCTGGGGGAGGCACATTCCAATATTGATGAAGGTAAGAGATATAATGCTTCTTCTGTTACCACATCTGCTGATTTTAGTCAAAACAATGAGACAAATAAGGTGAATGATATACATGGAATTCATGCTGTTGGTGTTGATGGAATTCCATATGCGACAACAAACCACCAAAGCGTTCCTCTACGCTCGCAAGAAAGTCAAGAGTTTGATAGTAATCCTAGTCAATCTAGTCTTCATGGGGTGAATGACAACCAATCAAACAAGAGTAACAGTTCTTTGAAGGATTATGCAGTTACTGATAATTTCTCTTCGTATTTTCCTTCAAAAATCACACCTCAGAACTCTGTTGATACTCCACTGCAAATCAAGCCAATGAATTCTAGCACTTTTGATAGTGGCTACTCACATAGTTTGCTTTCTGgag GTTTCAGTGATTCTTTTAGTTCCAAGTTTCGAGAGACCATTACTAGCTCTGATAATAATTTGCCTAGTCTTCATGGTGCAACTATGCCAAAATATGATTCCACAGGTTATGAAGCAAGAAATTCTTCTAATCATACACCAATACATTCGTTGCCAACGGAATCTAGTTCTCAGAGGTCACGTCCatcttttcttgattctcttAATGTCACTAGACCTTCTTTGGGGTCTCCATTTCATCAATCTGAGCAAGATTCCTCAATGTCCAATCATTTAGAATCAAGCAGCAATGGCATATCAGGATCTACTTATTTCCATAAGCCGTCTGAAGAGACAAAAAGTATGCCACTTTTCTCAAATTTTACAACTGCAAATGTTCATAGTTCACTTGAGCAGTTGACAACCCCTTCAGTTGTTGATAATGACAATCAAGGTGCACTGATGACAAGCACTAGGGAAAATGGCATGGAGAAGCAGCATGATTATTACTCATCTTCACAAAATGAAGACTTTTCTGCTTTAGAACAG CATATCGAAGATCTaacaaaagaaaagttttctTTGCGACGCGCTCTTGAGGCTTCTCGAACTTTAGCAGAGTCACTAGCTACTGAAAATTCAACTCTGACTGATAATTATAATCAACAG AGGAGTGTCGTCGACCAATTGAAATCAGACATGGAGAATTTACAAGAAGATATCAAAGCCCGACTG GTTGAGTTTGAGGCTATCAAGAGTGAATATACAAATGCACAACTAGAATGTAATGCAGCTGATGAGCGTGCCAAGTTATTGGCATCTGAAGTTATTGGTTTAGAGGAGAAG GCACTGAGACTAAGATCCAATGAGCTAAAGCTCGAGAAGCAGTTGGAAAATGCTAAAGAAGAAATTTCTTCATACAG AAAGAAAATGTCTAGCCTAGACAAAGACCGCCATGATTTGCAGTCAACCATCGAGGCTCTTCAAGAGG AAAAGAAGATGTTGCTTTCTAAGCTGCGAAAGGCTTCAGGAATTGGAAAGTCTATTGAGAGTCAAACAAGTAAAAGGGATGTTTCTACATCTACAGACGATTTAG CAAGTGAAGATCCTGCTTCTAACTCTTCCAACCCAGAAATCAATGATAATGCTGCTGAGGCCTCTAGTTTGTCCTCTGTTACTGAAACTAGACACTCATCTTTTGGAGTTTCAACTGTGAATATTCCTCACGATCAGATGAGAATGATTGAGAACATTAATGCACTTATTTCTGAG ctGGCATTGGAGAAAGAAGAATTGATAAAAGCCTTGACATCTGAATCATCTGAGTGTTCCAGGATGAAG